A single region of the Marinitoga litoralis genome encodes:
- the rplW gene encoding 50S ribosomal protein L23, which translates to MVKKEFNYDVIIRPILTEKTYILMGENKYTFEVAKDATKPEIKKAVEDIFNVKVEKVYVMNVKPKPKRLGRFEGTTRSWKKAIVKLAEGYVIKELQGNL; encoded by the coding sequence ATGGTTAAGAAAGAATTTAATTATGATGTTATTATAAGGCCGATCCTCACAGAAAAAACATATATATTAATGGGCGAAAATAAATATACATTTGAAGTTGCAAAAGATGCGACAAAACCAGAAATAAAAAAAGCTGTTGAGGATATATTTAATGTAAAAGTTGAAAAAGTATATGTTATGAATGTAAAACCAAAACCAAAGAGATTAGGAAGATTTGAAGGAACAACAAGATCCTGGAAAAAAGCAATTGTTAAATTAGCTGAAGGATATGTTATAAAAGAGCTTCAAGGGAATTTATAA